Proteins from one Litoribrevibacter albus genomic window:
- the der gene encoding ribosome biogenesis GTPase Der produces the protein MDPVIALVGRPNVGKSTLFNRLTKSRDALVADFAGLTRDRKYGQGRLGDRRYMVIDTGGIAGDEEGIDQEMAKQSLLAIEEADIVLFLVDGKAGLTVGDEEMVKYLRSSDKQAWLVVNKTDGIDPETAMADFYGLGLTAEPFPIAASQNRGIKSLMDEVFDYWDSYCRGLVAKGELESYEPGVSVKPDSRGIKIGVVGRPNVGKSTLVNRLLGEERVVVYDMPGTTRDSVYIPYERYGKEYTLIDTAGVRRRKNVKETVEKFSIIKTMQAIEDANVVVLVIDAQEGLVEQDLHLLGYVLEAGRAFTIAINKWDGLSEDKKAHIKKEIERRLVFTNYADIHFISALHGSNVGNLYGSIEIAYEAAMGKWTTNYLTQILEDAVKVHTPPVVRGHRIKLRYAHQGGSNPPRIVIHGNQTTALPNSYQRYLENTFRRVLNIVGTPMAFEFRTGDNPFANKRDTRTPNQKRKDPNRVKPVKKKSVKRK, from the coding sequence ATGGATCCAGTGATTGCCCTTGTTGGGCGTCCAAATGTGGGTAAATCTACCCTGTTTAATCGATTGACCAAATCTCGTGATGCTTTGGTTGCTGACTTTGCGGGTTTAACTCGTGATCGTAAATACGGTCAGGGCAGACTTGGTGATCGCCGCTATATGGTGATTGATACCGGCGGTATTGCTGGTGACGAAGAGGGCATCGATCAGGAAATGGCCAAGCAATCGCTGCTTGCGATTGAAGAGGCAGATATTGTTCTGTTTCTTGTAGATGGAAAAGCCGGTTTGACGGTGGGCGATGAGGAGATGGTTAAATATCTTCGAAGCTCTGACAAGCAGGCGTGGCTTGTGGTCAATAAAACCGATGGTATCGATCCTGAAACGGCAATGGCTGATTTCTATGGGTTGGGACTGACGGCTGAACCTTTTCCAATTGCAGCCTCTCAGAATCGGGGTATTAAATCCTTAATGGATGAAGTATTCGATTACTGGGATAGCTATTGCAGAGGGCTGGTTGCTAAAGGTGAACTAGAAAGCTATGAGCCTGGCGTTAGTGTTAAGCCGGATTCTCGCGGTATCAAAATTGGTGTAGTAGGGCGCCCGAATGTGGGTAAATCCACTTTGGTAAACCGCTTGCTGGGTGAAGAGCGTGTCGTTGTATACGATATGCCAGGAACTACCCGGGACTCTGTGTATATTCCTTACGAGCGATACGGTAAAGAATATACCTTGATTGATACGGCGGGTGTCAGACGTAGAAAGAACGTTAAAGAGACCGTTGAGAAATTCTCGATTATTAAAACCATGCAGGCCATTGAAGATGCCAATGTAGTGGTTTTGGTGATCGATGCCCAGGAAGGTCTGGTAGAACAAGATCTTCATTTGTTGGGCTATGTGCTTGAAGCAGGTCGGGCATTCACTATTGCGATCAATAAGTGGGATGGTTTGAGTGAAGACAAGAAAGCACACATTAAGAAAGAAATTGAGCGTCGATTAGTATTTACTAACTACGCTGATATTCACTTTATCTCAGCGTTGCATGGTAGCAACGTCGGTAACTTATACGGCTCGATTGAGATCGCGTATGAAGCAGCAATGGGCAAGTGGACGACCAACTATTTGACCCAGATTTTGGAAGATGCTGTGAAGGTACATACACCGCCTGTGGTTCGTGGTCATAGAATCAAGTTGAGATACGCCCACCAAGGGGGATCGAATCCTCCTCGAATCGTAATTCATGGGAATCAGACAACGGCGTTACCAAATTCTTATCAGCGTTATCTGGAAAATACCTTTAGACGTGTATTGAATATTGTCGGTACTCCGATGGCCTTTGAATTTAGAACGGGCGATAACCCGTTTGCAAATAAAAGGGACACGCGTACGCCGAACCAGAAGCGTAAAGATCCGAATAGGGTGAAGCCGGTCAAGAAAAAATCAGTTAAAAGGAAGTAA
- a CDS encoding AraC family transcriptional regulator, producing the protein MQPTVSTQALAPVFIRLARQYDIPMEEIFRGAGLDPYKVAQPDSYITQDDVIALFGSMHRLSGDPVFGLHVGEHLSYEELDIVGSLIATSQTGRDAIARFNEYKNLWLPFIDITIVEEAQDVARILFETDEIDTRRHVYFAEGMFAGVLTLAEWLMGRPLTVIEVRFRHAQPEYVEEYARVFDAPILFNQERDEIIVESDLLDVPLAGHFPVFHDNLIEMANSKLRQMPHHNVLVNKVEKFLDDNLGNAPASMEDAASKFNMSSRTLQRKLKKQDTSFAVLRDKVRQRKAIRYIQEGDLEMDQIADKLGFAETSSFYHAFKRWLGCSPGEYRKSIHPNAVS; encoded by the coding sequence ATGCAGCCTACCGTGTCCACGCAGGCGCTTGCACCTGTATTTATTCGTTTGGCACGTCAATACGATATCCCTATGGAAGAAATCTTCCGTGGGGCAGGATTGGATCCATATAAAGTTGCTCAACCAGATAGCTACATTACACAAGACGATGTTATAGCGCTATTTGGTAGTATGCATCGCCTATCAGGAGACCCAGTATTTGGTCTTCATGTGGGTGAGCACTTGAGCTATGAAGAGCTCGATATTGTTGGTTCATTAATCGCGACCAGTCAGACTGGCCGAGATGCGATCGCTCGATTCAACGAGTACAAAAATCTTTGGCTTCCATTTATCGATATCACTATCGTTGAGGAAGCTCAGGACGTTGCTCGTATTCTGTTTGAAACTGATGAAATTGACACTCGTCGCCATGTTTATTTTGCGGAAGGTATGTTCGCAGGGGTTCTGACATTGGCAGAGTGGTTGATGGGACGACCATTAACTGTGATTGAAGTCCGTTTCCGTCATGCTCAGCCTGAGTATGTTGAAGAATACGCTCGTGTCTTTGATGCTCCTATTTTATTCAACCAAGAACGTGATGAAATTATTGTTGAAAGTGATTTGCTGGATGTACCTCTAGCGGGACATTTTCCTGTATTCCACGACAACTTGATTGAAATGGCGAACTCTAAACTTCGCCAGATGCCACATCATAATGTGTTGGTGAACAAGGTTGAGAAGTTTTTGGACGATAACTTGGGGAATGCACCTGCCAGTATGGAAGATGCGGCCAGCAAGTTTAATATGAGTTCCAGAACATTACAGCGAAAGCTGAAGAAGCAGGATACCTCGTTCGCTGTTCTTCGTGACAAGGTGCGTCAGCGAAAGGCCATTCGTTACATTCAGGAAGGTGATCTCGAAATGGATCAAATTGCTGATAAGCTTGGTTTTGCTGAAACCTCCAGCTTTTACCATGCGTTTAAACGTTGGTTGGGCTGCTCTCCTGGTGAGTACCGCAAGTCGATTCATCCTAACGCGGTTTCCTGA
- the xseA gene encoding exodeoxyribonuclease VII large subunit: MLFNRPLSVSELNKHTKDLLETHFLSVEVTGEISGFVAAASGHWYFTLKDDKAQVKCAMFRGQNRAVIRPPKNGDKVKIKARVTLYEARGDFQLVANSMEHDGAGALLAAYERLKHKLEQEGLFSAEYKKAIPKFATEIGIITSPTGAAIQDILHVTQRRFPLANITIYPTQVQGTDAPLYIMSALQSAISQNKCDVLIIGRGGGPIEDLWCFNDEQLARMIFHCPIPIISAVGHEIDFTIADFVADVRAATPSAAAEIATPDQHEWKVRFANQQKRLEFAIRQKLKVMHHALAIHRSKLQSPKQKLEKDSQKLDELTLRLKQAIKQRIHILQHETRLLESRVLRHHPQQQLNNHKQSLASLDLRLQRAIAQQLSNKRNTFQSLIKSLQLVSPLNTLERGYAIASHDGQVIQDSTQVSTGETVKIQLRKGSFDAKVTNVD; this comes from the coding sequence ATGCTGTTTAATCGTCCTCTTTCAGTTTCAGAACTCAATAAACACACCAAAGATCTTCTGGAAACCCACTTTTTATCGGTTGAAGTCACCGGAGAAATTTCGGGTTTTGTGGCCGCTGCCTCAGGTCATTGGTATTTCACACTGAAAGACGACAAAGCTCAGGTTAAATGTGCCATGTTCCGGGGTCAAAACCGAGCGGTCATTCGTCCCCCTAAAAATGGTGACAAGGTTAAGATCAAAGCCAGGGTGACCCTCTATGAGGCTCGCGGTGATTTTCAGTTGGTTGCAAACAGCATGGAACACGATGGTGCCGGAGCACTGTTGGCCGCCTATGAACGACTGAAACATAAACTGGAGCAGGAAGGGCTATTTTCCGCTGAGTACAAAAAAGCCATTCCCAAGTTCGCTACAGAGATAGGTATTATTACATCGCCTACGGGAGCTGCGATTCAGGACATTCTACATGTCACTCAAAGACGCTTCCCACTGGCCAACATTACCATCTATCCAACCCAAGTACAGGGAACTGATGCACCACTGTACATCATGTCTGCACTGCAATCTGCCATATCCCAAAATAAGTGCGATGTATTGATCATTGGTCGTGGCGGCGGTCCTATCGAAGACTTATGGTGTTTTAATGATGAACAACTGGCGCGAATGATATTCCACTGCCCTATTCCCATTATTTCAGCGGTAGGGCATGAAATTGATTTCACTATCGCCGATTTTGTGGCCGATGTTCGGGCAGCGACGCCTTCTGCAGCAGCTGAAATTGCAACCCCGGATCAACATGAATGGAAGGTCCGTTTTGCCAATCAGCAAAAACGTCTCGAGTTTGCCATTCGCCAAAAACTCAAGGTTATGCATCATGCCTTGGCAATTCACAGAAGCAAACTTCAAAGCCCGAAACAAAAACTGGAAAAGGATTCTCAGAAGCTGGATGAATTGACGTTGCGCCTTAAGCAAGCGATCAAACAGCGAATTCACATACTACAACATGAAACAAGGTTGTTAGAAAGTCGCGTCCTCAGACACCACCCCCAACAGCAACTGAATAATCACAAACAGTCATTGGCCTCTCTGGATCTTCGATTACAACGAGCAATTGCTCAGCAACTGTCCAACAAGCGAAATACATTTCAGTCACTGATTAAATCCCTGCAACTGGTCAGTCCGCTGAATACCTTGGAACGAGGCTATGCCATCGCCAGCCATGATGGACAGGTGATACAGGACAGCACCCAGGTATCGACAGGAGAAACCGTAAAGATTCAGTTAAGAAAAGGAAGCTTCGACGCCAAAGTAACTAACGTTGATTAA
- the guaB gene encoding IMP dehydrogenase: MLRIAQDALTFDDVLLVPRYSEILPKDVSLKTRITRGIELNLPLVSAAMDTVTESRLAIAMAQEGGLGIIHKNLTIEQQAAEVRAVKKFESGIVKDPITVSSNTTIRELIEITRRNNISGVPVVDGDELVGIVTSRDVRFELNLDATVDSVMTPKDKLITVKEGTSAGRVREQLHINRIEKVLVVNDAGKLVGLMTVKDIAKSNAFPNACKDDQGRLRVGAAVGTGPETPDRVAALVEAGVDVIVVDTAHGHSKGVIDRVAWVKQNFPEVQVIGGNIATGEAAKALADAGADGVKVGIGPGSICTTRIVAGVGVPQISAIANVAAALEGTGVPLIADGGVRFSGDLAKAIVAGASVVMAGSLLAGTDEAPGEVELYQGRAYKSYRGMGSLGAMGQSQGSSDRYFQDAKEGVEKLVPEGIEGRIACKGPLANTVHQLMGGLRSSMGYTGCQTIDAMRKEPEFVRITNAGMNESHVHDVHITKEAPNYRVGG; this comes from the coding sequence ATGCTGCGTATCGCTCAAGATGCCTTGACCTTTGATGACGTTCTTCTCGTCCCACGTTATTCCGAAATACTTCCTAAAGATGTAAGCCTAAAAACGCGTATTACACGCGGAATTGAGCTGAATCTTCCACTTGTATCCGCTGCAATGGATACGGTAACCGAATCTCGTCTAGCTATTGCTATGGCTCAAGAGGGTGGTTTAGGGATTATTCACAAAAACCTTACCATTGAACAGCAAGCGGCAGAAGTTCGTGCTGTTAAGAAGTTCGAAAGTGGTATCGTAAAAGATCCTATTACTGTTTCAAGCAATACCACTATTCGTGAGTTGATTGAAATTACTCGTCGTAACAACATTTCTGGTGTTCCTGTTGTTGATGGCGATGAGCTTGTTGGTATCGTTACCAGCCGTGATGTGCGTTTTGAATTGAATCTGGATGCGACAGTCGATTCAGTAATGACGCCAAAAGATAAACTGATTACTGTTAAAGAAGGCACCAGTGCCGGACGTGTTCGTGAGCAGTTGCACATCAACCGCATTGAGAAAGTGCTGGTTGTGAATGATGCAGGTAAGCTAGTTGGTTTGATGACGGTTAAAGATATCGCCAAGTCAAATGCCTTCCCTAATGCATGTAAAGATGATCAAGGTCGTCTTCGTGTTGGTGCTGCGGTAGGAACTGGTCCTGAAACACCTGATCGTGTTGCAGCTTTGGTTGAAGCTGGTGTAGACGTTATCGTTGTGGATACGGCACACGGACACTCAAAAGGTGTAATTGATCGCGTAGCCTGGGTGAAACAAAACTTCCCGGAAGTACAGGTTATTGGTGGCAACATCGCAACTGGTGAAGCGGCGAAAGCATTGGCTGACGCAGGTGCTGACGGTGTGAAAGTGGGTATTGGCCCTGGTTCTATTTGTACTACACGTATTGTTGCGGGTGTTGGTGTGCCTCAAATCTCTGCGATTGCGAATGTAGCGGCAGCTTTGGAAGGTACCGGTGTACCGTTGATTGCTGATGGTGGTGTTCGTTTCTCAGGTGACTTGGCTAAGGCGATTGTTGCTGGTGCAAGCGTGGTTATGGCCGGTAGTTTGTTGGCTGGTACTGATGAAGCACCAGGTGAAGTTGAACTTTACCAAGGCCGTGCTTACAAGTCTTACCGTGGCATGGGTTCACTGGGCGCTATGGGTCAAAGCCAGGGCTCAAGTGATCGTTATTTCCAGGACGCTAAAGAAGGCGTAGAAAAATTGGTTCCGGAAGGTATTGAAGGGCGTATCGCGTGTAAAGGTCCTTTAGCAAATACAGTTCATCAGTTGATGGGCGGTTTGCGTTCTTCTATGGGCTACACTGGATGTCAAACCATTGATGCAATGCGTAAAGAGCCTGAGTTTGTTCGCATTACCAACGCTGGTATGAACGAATCTCATGTTCATGACGTTCATATTACTAAGGAAGCACCGAACTACCGTGTGGGTGGCTAG
- the guaA gene encoding glutamine-hydrolyzing GMP synthase, with translation MTQDIHAQRILILDFGSQYTQLIARRVREIGVYSEIHAFDMTEQDIRDFNPKGIILAGGPESVTEGQSPRAPEVVFNLGVPVLGICYGMQTMAEQLGGKVESSNIREFGYAQVKVEGESSLLHDIRDHLNDAGESLLDVWMSHGDKVVSMPEGFQLMASTDSCPIAGMYNEEKRFFGVQFHPEVTHTLQGGRILEHFVLELSGCEKLWTPANIIEDQIAKVKEQVGDGEVLLGLSGGVDSSVVAALLHKAIGDQLTCVFVDNGLLRKNEGDQVMDMFAKNMGVRVIRADAEERFLSKLEGVADPEAKRKIIGNTFIEVFDEESAKLSNCSFLAQGTIYPDVIESAAAKTGKAHVIKSHHNVGGLPEDMKLQLVEPLRELFKDEVRKIGLELGLPYDMVYRHPFPGPGLGVRILGEVKKEYADILREADAIFIEELHKADWYHKTSQAFVVFLPVKSVGVVGDGRRYEWVVSLRAVETIDFMTARWAHLPYELLEKVSNRIINEISGISRVAYDVSSKPPATIEWE, from the coding sequence ATGACTCAAGATATCCATGCTCAACGAATTTTGATTCTTGATTTTGGTAGTCAATATACACAGCTTATTGCTCGTCGTGTTCGTGAAATCGGTGTGTATTCCGAAATTCATGCGTTTGACATGACTGAGCAAGATATTCGTGACTTTAATCCGAAAGGAATCATTTTGGCGGGTGGTCCAGAGTCTGTGACGGAAGGTCAGTCTCCACGAGCACCTGAAGTTGTATTCAATCTGGGTGTGCCTGTTCTTGGTATCTGTTATGGCATGCAGACTATGGCAGAGCAATTAGGCGGTAAGGTTGAGTCGTCTAATATTCGTGAGTTTGGATACGCTCAAGTAAAAGTGGAAGGTGAAAGTTCACTGCTTCACGACATTCGTGATCATTTAAATGATGCCGGCGAATCTTTGCTCGACGTATGGATGAGTCATGGTGATAAAGTTGTGTCCATGCCAGAAGGTTTCCAGTTGATGGCATCAACGGATTCTTGCCCGATTGCTGGTATGTACAACGAAGAAAAGCGTTTCTTTGGTGTTCAGTTCCACCCGGAAGTAACTCATACATTACAGGGTGGTCGTATTCTTGAGCATTTCGTACTTGAGTTGAGTGGGTGTGAAAAGCTTTGGACGCCTGCCAATATCATCGAAGATCAGATTGCCAAAGTTAAAGAGCAAGTGGGCGACGGTGAAGTCTTGCTAGGTCTGTCTGGTGGTGTTGATTCCTCTGTGGTTGCTGCGTTGTTGCACAAAGCCATTGGTGATCAGTTGACCTGTGTGTTCGTGGATAACGGTCTGCTTCGTAAGAACGAAGGTGATCAGGTTATGGACATGTTTGCGAAAAACATGGGTGTTCGCGTTATTCGTGCGGATGCTGAAGAGCGTTTTCTATCCAAGTTGGAAGGCGTAGCTGATCCAGAAGCTAAGCGTAAGATCATTGGTAATACCTTTATTGAAGTGTTCGATGAAGAATCAGCTAAGCTAAGCAACTGTTCTTTCCTAGCCCAGGGTACTATCTATCCGGACGTTATTGAGTCTGCTGCTGCGAAAACCGGTAAGGCACACGTCATTAAGTCTCACCACAACGTGGGTGGCTTGCCAGAAGATATGAAGCTTCAATTGGTTGAACCGCTTCGCGAATTGTTTAAAGACGAAGTTCGTAAAATTGGTTTGGAGTTGGGTCTTCCGTATGACATGGTTTACCGTCATCCGTTCCCAGGCCCAGGTTTGGGTGTTCGTATTCTGGGTGAAGTGAAGAAAGAGTACGCTGACATTCTTCGTGAAGCTGACGCTATTTTCATTGAAGAGCTTCATAAAGCCGATTGGTATCACAAAACGTCTCAGGCGTTTGTTGTGTTCCTTCCTGTGAAATCAGTCGGTGTAGTTGGTGATGGTCGTCGCTATGAGTGGGTTGTATCTCTGCGTGCCGTAGAAACCATCGACTTTATGACAGCGCGTTGGGCGCATCTTCCATATGAATTGTTGGAGAAGGTGTCTAATCGTATCATTAACGAAATCTCCGGTATTTCTCGTGTGGCTTACGATGTGAGTTCTAAGCCGCCGGCTACGATTGAGTGGGAATAA
- the tadA gene encoding tRNA adenosine(34) deaminase TadA, translating into MTTNQQTQDQHWMKQALKLAANAWFEGEVPVGAVVVRDNQIIGQGWNRPISSSDPTAHAEIQCLRDASTRIQNYRLVDTTLYVTVEPCAMCAGAIIHSRVSRVVFGAAEPKAGAVCSHQGMFEQPQFNHVVEWQGGVLEASARLMMQRFFKYRRKPSMKTYQGYIDAFQVK; encoded by the coding sequence ATGACAACAAATCAGCAAACCCAAGATCAACACTGGATGAAGCAAGCATTAAAGCTCGCAGCAAATGCCTGGTTTGAGGGTGAGGTTCCGGTGGGTGCTGTAGTGGTTCGGGATAATCAGATCATTGGGCAGGGGTGGAATCGTCCGATTAGCTCTTCTGATCCGACAGCTCATGCGGAAATTCAATGTTTGCGTGATGCGTCGACTCGAATTCAAAATTACCGACTGGTGGATACGACCTTGTATGTGACGGTTGAACCTTGTGCTATGTGTGCTGGTGCGATCATTCACTCCCGTGTTTCGCGAGTTGTTTTTGGTGCAGCGGAACCTAAAGCCGGAGCCGTCTGTAGCCATCAGGGAATGTTTGAACAACCACAGTTTAACCATGTGGTGGAGTGGCAAGGTGGCGTGCTTGAAGCGTCAGCCAGATTGATGATGCAGAGATTTTTTAAGTACCGTCGAAAGCCGTCAATGAAAACCTATCAAGGGTATATTGACGCCTTTCAGGTGAAGTAA
- the mltF gene encoding membrane-bound lytic murein transglycosylase MltF, with protein MSFADILNNGWTSFARTLRLTDTSPVLNLGKSLFVGLCATITLSACTHPTAVETIQREGVLNVVTIDSERTLVEQDGQTVGFEYELAKQFADRLGVKLRMYSVDTIDEVYESINKGYASFAAAGIALNIQPNQLISPTYASSSTIAIYRQGSVKPKTPKDLIGKKVAVIKGSPAEHWLTVTTQALPELTWEAVSSPDIISLFAELDTQNFDILIASDHDYEAYQAYFPELRIAFEGLDNHEIGWLFTKSEDLTLYKKAVDFLSDPTTTEQIAYLQEKYYGHQLRLDFVGAKTFKFHTNKRLPKYRKTIEAAAEKFEQDYYLLAAIGYQESHWNPKAKSPTGVRGFMMLTRPTAKDMGVSNRLNAEQSIQGGAKYFSRIHKSLPERIQEPDRTWFALAAYNVGRGHLEDARILTEQAGKNPDQWADVKEFLPLLQDKRWYKKTKYGYARGYEPVIYVQNIRRYIDVLRWYDQRQEEIRIAKAAEEPTTEEEKPASVHAPVIML; from the coding sequence TTGAGTTTTGCTGATATCTTAAACAATGGATGGACCAGCTTCGCAAGGACACTGCGCTTAACAGATACCTCCCCGGTTTTAAACCTAGGGAAATCTCTGTTCGTTGGCTTATGCGCCACCATTACACTCTCCGCCTGCACTCACCCTACCGCTGTAGAAACCATACAACGGGAAGGCGTACTTAATGTTGTCACCATTGACAGCGAACGCACATTGGTTGAACAGGACGGACAAACCGTTGGCTTCGAATACGAATTGGCCAAGCAGTTTGCAGATCGTCTTGGCGTAAAACTGAGAATGTACAGCGTCGATACCATCGATGAGGTTTATGAAAGTATTAATAAAGGATACGCGTCTTTTGCTGCTGCCGGCATTGCATTAAATATCCAACCAAATCAGCTGATATCGCCAACCTACGCGAGTTCATCTACGATCGCCATTTATCGCCAGGGCTCCGTAAAACCTAAAACGCCTAAAGATTTGATTGGAAAAAAAGTAGCGGTTATTAAAGGTAGCCCGGCAGAACACTGGCTAACGGTTACAACCCAAGCCTTGCCAGAACTGACCTGGGAAGCAGTATCATCTCCCGACATCATTTCACTGTTTGCCGAATTAGATACCCAAAACTTCGATATTTTGATTGCCTCAGATCACGACTATGAAGCTTATCAAGCCTATTTCCCTGAGCTGAGAATCGCTTTTGAAGGATTAGACAACCATGAAATCGGCTGGTTATTTACGAAATCCGAAGATCTGACTCTGTATAAAAAAGCGGTGGATTTCTTGAGTGATCCTACCACTACCGAACAGATTGCTTATCTACAAGAAAAATATTACGGCCATCAATTGCGTCTGGACTTTGTTGGTGCAAAAACCTTCAAGTTCCACACAAACAAGCGACTTCCAAAATATCGTAAAACCATTGAAGCAGCGGCTGAAAAATTTGAGCAGGATTATTATCTGTTAGCAGCCATCGGCTATCAGGAATCTCACTGGAATCCAAAAGCGAAAAGCCCAACGGGTGTACGAGGTTTTATGATGCTGACTCGTCCAACCGCTAAAGATATGGGCGTTTCAAATCGGCTGAATGCTGAGCAAAGCATCCAGGGCGGTGCCAAGTATTTCTCTCGAATCCACAAAAGCTTGCCGGAACGTATTCAGGAGCCAGATCGCACCTGGTTTGCTCTTGCAGCTTACAATGTGGGGCGAGGCCATTTGGAAGACGCCCGTATTCTGACAGAACAAGCCGGAAAAAACCCAGATCAATGGGCCGATGTAAAAGAGTTTTTGCCACTGCTACAAGACAAACGCTGGTACAAAAAAACCAAATACGGCTACGCCAGAGGTTATGAGCCAGTAATCTACGTTCAGAACATTCGCCGTTATATCGATGTACTTCGCTGGTATGATCAACGACAAGAAGAAATTCGCATTGCGAAAGCGGCAGAAGAACCAACCACGGAAGAAGAAAAGCCCGCATCAGTACACGCGCCGGTTATTATGCTTTAG